From Brienomyrus brachyistius isolate T26 chromosome 18, BBRACH_0.4, whole genome shotgun sequence, one genomic window encodes:
- the LOC125713013 gene encoding ankyrin repeat and SAM domain-containing protein 1A-like isoform X6: protein MLQTEKGSALHEAALFGKTDVVQKLLSSGINVNMVDKKALTALDIVKDMPSQKSREIAALIQGHMTGSPPEIALPPPPPCQDNLSPRKKGDSTVEPITAPGPEEESPYEALFEATSCHSLDSLASGKSSERDSGRTDSEGGRKEHPPQSAQQPPGREEGVTSESLYVNSSMEQWVERMGRSEEDEDHTYDLLVTAQTKGSSRPGTDEAPPLPSSSLLPQRKPAPASEPRPPGQSAKTPPDLAPVPGQLGPRPMADSSVPGQGIDVPEQFTGLLHGSSPVFESHKVPGVPAESQNPQPAAADAPTPVRPTMAASPADPKAIYATVVHTRPEARDSPAAAAAPASRPRPPGNLKLARSLSKSDSDLLVSPPNEEDGGLSGRSESVSNCSASKKRLEKSPSFASEWDEIEKIMNLIGAGFDFSKDQHMAAAGGVGAHALDQAVGDWLEHVGLPQYESKLLLNGFDDLRFLGSNVMEEQDLREIGITDPGHRRKILQAARSLPKVKALGSDGSTSLSSWLDALGLQEYLPNFLASGYCSLDCVRNLWELEIVNVLKITLLGHRKRIIASLAERPYEEPPVKPPRLSQIRCQDLALQTPPMLSHLDSYTEHSADPLLSQGDFGRRRGPDPDYEAPHHSCSERPRPHDRAGDRQQEPRLTLRPPSLAAPYTPVQNWHHQPEKLIFESCGYEASYLGSMLIKNLRGTESTQDACAKMRRSTELMRKVPTIILSITYKGVKFIDAANKNVIAEHEIRNISCAAQDPEDLCTFAYITKDLQTNHHYCHVFSTMDVNLTYEIILTLGQAFEVAYQLALQAQRSKQQQQASAINETKSSRPVPKPRSSMRKSGTDSAELEVDTQSQGSATWLVDPKDSKHSISTKYETTIF from the exons ATGTTGCAGACGGAGAAAGGCAGCGCCCTGCACGAGGCGGCTCTCTTCGGGAAGACGGACGTGGTTCAGAAGCTGCTCAGCTCAG GGATCAACGTCAACATGGTGGACAAGAAGGCCTTGACGGCACTGGACATTGTGAAGGAcatgccttcccagaagagccgGGAGATTGCCGCGCTTATCCAGG gtcacatgacaggaagtcCACCCGAAATagctctgccccctccccctccgtGTCAGGACAATCTGAGCCCCCGGAAGAAAG GAGACTCCACAGTGGAGCCGATAACAGCACCGGGCCCTGAGGAGGAGAGCCCCTATGAGGCACTCTTCGAAGCCACTTCCTGCCATTCCCTGGACAGCCTGGCCAGCGGCAAGTCTTCTGAGAGGGACTCGGGTCGGACTGACAGcgaggggggcagg AAGGAGCATCCACCCCAAAGCGCACAGCAACCACCTGGCCGCGAGGAGGGTGTCACCTCTGAG TCCTTGTATGTGAACAGCAGCATGGAGCAGTGGGTGGAGCGAATGGGGAGGTCTGAGGAAGATGAGGACCACACGTATGATCTGCTGGTGACCGCCCAGACCAAGGGCTCGTCGCGGCCAGGCACAG ATGAGGCTCCCCCGCTGCCCTCCAGCAGCCTCCTGCCTCAG CGAAAACCAGCCCCGGCCAGCGAGCCCCGACCCCCGGGCCAGTCCGCCAAGACACCCCCGGACCTGGCGCCAGTGCCCGGCCAACTGGGACCGCGTCCCATGGCGG ATTCCAGCGTGCCCGGCCAGGGCATCGACGTCCCAGAGCAGTTCACCGGGCTCCTGCACGGCTCCTCGCCCGTCTTCGAGTCTCACAAGGTGCCCGGCGTGCCAGCGGAGAGCCAGAATCCGCAGCCTGCAGCAGCCGACGCTCCCACGCCCGTGCGGCCCACCATGGCAGCCTCCCCGGCCGATCCCAAGGCCATCTACGCCACCGTGGTGCATACAAGGCCCGAGGCCCGGGACTCGCCTGCTGCTGCGGCGGCGCCGGCCAGCCGGCCACGCCccccagggaacctgaagttgGCTCGGAGCCTCTCCAAGTCTGACTCGGACCTGCTGGTGTCGCCACCCAACGAGGAGGACGGGGGCCTGAGTGGCCGCAGCGAGTCCGTCTCCAATTGCAGCGCCAGCAAGaaacggctggagaagtcgccgtcgtTCGCCTCCGAGTGGGATGAG ATTGAGAAAATCATGAACCTGATTGGAGCAGGATTTGACTTCTCAAAGGACCAGCACATGGCTGCTGCAG ggggcgttgGAGCACATGCCTTGGACCAGGCCGTGGGAGACTGGCTGGAGCATGTTGGCCTGCCGCAGTATGAGAGCAAGCTGCTTCTCAACGGCTTTGATGACCTGCGCTTCTTG GGTAGCAATGTGATGGAGGAGCAGGATCTCCGGGAGATTGGCATCACAGACCCAGGGCATCGACGGAAGATCCTGCAGGCGGCCCGATCACTGCCCAAG GTGAAAGCTCTGGGTTCTGATGGCAGCACTTCCCTCTCCTCCTGGCTGGATGCTCTGGGCCTGCAGGAGTATCTGCCCAACTTCTTAGCCAGTGGATATTGCTCCCTGGACTGTGTCAGGAATCTCTGGGAACTGGAGATTGTCAAT GTGCTGAAGATCACACTGCTCGGGCACCGGAAACGGATTATCGCCTCTCTGGCAGAGCGACCCTATGAAGAACCCCCCGTCAAGCCCCCCCGTTTGTCGCAGATAAGG TGTCAGGACTTGGCCTTACAGACACCCCCTATGCTCAGTCACCTGGACTCCTACACGGAACACTCCGCGGACCCTCTCCTATCCCAGGGGGATtttgggaggaggagggggcctGACCCTGATTATGAGGCTCCCCACCATTCCTGCAGCGAGCGGCCCCGCCCCCAC GACCGAGCTGGGGACCGGCAGCAGGAGCCTCGCCTGACCCTGAGACCACCCAGCCTCGCAGCACCGTACACACCGGTCCAAAACTGGCACCATCAACCAGAGAAGCTCATCTTCGAGTCATGTGGCTATGAAGCTAGC TACCTGGGATCCATGCTCATCAAGAACCTGCGAGGTACCGAATCTACCCAGGACGCCTGTGCGAAAATGAGG AGGTCCACCGAGCTAATGAGGAAGGTCCCCACCATCATCCTGTCCATCACATACAAAGGTGTCAAGTTCATTGACGCAGCCAACAAG AACGTCATCGCCGAGCATGAAATCAGAAACATCTCCTGTGCAGCCCAGGACCCGGAAGACCTCTGCACTTTTGCTTACATCACCAAGGACCTGCAGACCAATCACCACTACTGCCATgtcttcagcaccatggacgtG AACCTGACCTATGAGATCATTCTGACGCTGGGACAGGCATTCGAGGTGGCCTAtcagctcgctctccaggcCCAGAGGagcaagcagcagcagcaagcgTCAGCGATCAACGAGACCAAGTCCAGCCGGCCAGTACCCAAACCTCGAAGCAGCATGAGGAAGTCTGGG ACAGATTCTGCTGAGCTGGAGGTGGACACACAGTCGCAGGGAAGTGCCACGTGGCTGGTGGACCCAAAGGACTCCAAACACAGCATCAGTACAAAGTATGAGACCACCATATTCTGA
- the LOC125713013 gene encoding ankyrin repeat and SAM domain-containing protein 1A-like isoform X2, which produces MLQTEKGSALHEAALFGKTDVVQKLLSSGINVNMVDKKALTALDIVKDMPSQKSREIAALIQGHMTGSPPEIALPPPPPCQDNLSPRKKGDSTVEPITAPGPEEESPYEALFEATSCHSLDSLASGKSSERDSGRTDSEGGRKEHPPQSAQQPPGREEGVTSESLYVNSSMEQWVERMGRSEEDEDHTYDLLVTAQTKGSSRPGTDEAPPLPSSSLLPQRKPAPASEPRPPGQSAKTPPDLAPVPGQLGPRPMADSSVPGQGIDVPEQFTGLLHGSSPVFESHKVPGVPAESQNPQPAAADAPTPVRPTMAASPADPKAIYATVVHTRPEARDSPAAAAAPASRPRPPGNLKLARSLSKSDSDLLVSPPNEEDGGLSGRSESVSNCSASKKRLEKSPSFASEWDEQIRKSLTAQPRISKSFQSIEKIMNLIGAGFDFSKDQHMAAAGGVGAHALDQAVGDWLEHVGLPQYESKLLLNGFDDLRFLGSNVMEEQDLREIGITDPGHRRKILQAARSLPKVKALGSDGSTSLSSWLDALGLQEYLPNFLASGYCSLDCVRNLWELEIVNVLKITLLGHRKRIIASLAERPYEEPPVKPPRLSQIRCQDLALQTPPMLSHLDSYTEHSADPLLSQGDFGRRRGPDPDYEAPHHSCSERPRPHDRAGDRQQEPRLTLRPPSLAAPYTPVQNWHHQPEKLIFESCGYEASYLGSMLIKNLRGTESTQDACAKMRRSTELMRKVPTIILSITYKGVKFIDAANKNVIAEHEIRNISCAAQDPEDLCTFAYITKDLQTNHHYCHVFSTMDVNLTYEIILTLGQAFEVAYQLALQAQRSKQQQQASAINETKSSRPVPKPRSSMRKSGTDSAELEVDTQSQGSATWLVDPKDSKHSISTKYETTIF; this is translated from the exons ATGTTGCAGACGGAGAAAGGCAGCGCCCTGCACGAGGCGGCTCTCTTCGGGAAGACGGACGTGGTTCAGAAGCTGCTCAGCTCAG GGATCAACGTCAACATGGTGGACAAGAAGGCCTTGACGGCACTGGACATTGTGAAGGAcatgccttcccagaagagccgGGAGATTGCCGCGCTTATCCAGG gtcacatgacaggaagtcCACCCGAAATagctctgccccctccccctccgtGTCAGGACAATCTGAGCCCCCGGAAGAAAG GAGACTCCACAGTGGAGCCGATAACAGCACCGGGCCCTGAGGAGGAGAGCCCCTATGAGGCACTCTTCGAAGCCACTTCCTGCCATTCCCTGGACAGCCTGGCCAGCGGCAAGTCTTCTGAGAGGGACTCGGGTCGGACTGACAGcgaggggggcagg AAGGAGCATCCACCCCAAAGCGCACAGCAACCACCTGGCCGCGAGGAGGGTGTCACCTCTGAG TCCTTGTATGTGAACAGCAGCATGGAGCAGTGGGTGGAGCGAATGGGGAGGTCTGAGGAAGATGAGGACCACACGTATGATCTGCTGGTGACCGCCCAGACCAAGGGCTCGTCGCGGCCAGGCACAG ATGAGGCTCCCCCGCTGCCCTCCAGCAGCCTCCTGCCTCAG CGAAAACCAGCCCCGGCCAGCGAGCCCCGACCCCCGGGCCAGTCCGCCAAGACACCCCCGGACCTGGCGCCAGTGCCCGGCCAACTGGGACCGCGTCCCATGGCGG ATTCCAGCGTGCCCGGCCAGGGCATCGACGTCCCAGAGCAGTTCACCGGGCTCCTGCACGGCTCCTCGCCCGTCTTCGAGTCTCACAAGGTGCCCGGCGTGCCAGCGGAGAGCCAGAATCCGCAGCCTGCAGCAGCCGACGCTCCCACGCCCGTGCGGCCCACCATGGCAGCCTCCCCGGCCGATCCCAAGGCCATCTACGCCACCGTGGTGCATACAAGGCCCGAGGCCCGGGACTCGCCTGCTGCTGCGGCGGCGCCGGCCAGCCGGCCACGCCccccagggaacctgaagttgGCTCGGAGCCTCTCCAAGTCTGACTCGGACCTGCTGGTGTCGCCACCCAACGAGGAGGACGGGGGCCTGAGTGGCCGCAGCGAGTCCGTCTCCAATTGCAGCGCCAGCAAGaaacggctggagaagtcgccgtcgtTCGCCTCCGAGTGGGATGAG CAGATACGGAAGTCTCTGACCGCACAACCTCGGATCTCTAAGTCATTCCAGAGT ATTGAGAAAATCATGAACCTGATTGGAGCAGGATTTGACTTCTCAAAGGACCAGCACATGGCTGCTGCAG ggggcgttgGAGCACATGCCTTGGACCAGGCCGTGGGAGACTGGCTGGAGCATGTTGGCCTGCCGCAGTATGAGAGCAAGCTGCTTCTCAACGGCTTTGATGACCTGCGCTTCTTG GGTAGCAATGTGATGGAGGAGCAGGATCTCCGGGAGATTGGCATCACAGACCCAGGGCATCGACGGAAGATCCTGCAGGCGGCCCGATCACTGCCCAAG GTGAAAGCTCTGGGTTCTGATGGCAGCACTTCCCTCTCCTCCTGGCTGGATGCTCTGGGCCTGCAGGAGTATCTGCCCAACTTCTTAGCCAGTGGATATTGCTCCCTGGACTGTGTCAGGAATCTCTGGGAACTGGAGATTGTCAAT GTGCTGAAGATCACACTGCTCGGGCACCGGAAACGGATTATCGCCTCTCTGGCAGAGCGACCCTATGAAGAACCCCCCGTCAAGCCCCCCCGTTTGTCGCAGATAAGG TGTCAGGACTTGGCCTTACAGACACCCCCTATGCTCAGTCACCTGGACTCCTACACGGAACACTCCGCGGACCCTCTCCTATCCCAGGGGGATtttgggaggaggagggggcctGACCCTGATTATGAGGCTCCCCACCATTCCTGCAGCGAGCGGCCCCGCCCCCAC GACCGAGCTGGGGACCGGCAGCAGGAGCCTCGCCTGACCCTGAGACCACCCAGCCTCGCAGCACCGTACACACCGGTCCAAAACTGGCACCATCAACCAGAGAAGCTCATCTTCGAGTCATGTGGCTATGAAGCTAGC TACCTGGGATCCATGCTCATCAAGAACCTGCGAGGTACCGAATCTACCCAGGACGCCTGTGCGAAAATGAGG AGGTCCACCGAGCTAATGAGGAAGGTCCCCACCATCATCCTGTCCATCACATACAAAGGTGTCAAGTTCATTGACGCAGCCAACAAG AACGTCATCGCCGAGCATGAAATCAGAAACATCTCCTGTGCAGCCCAGGACCCGGAAGACCTCTGCACTTTTGCTTACATCACCAAGGACCTGCAGACCAATCACCACTACTGCCATgtcttcagcaccatggacgtG AACCTGACCTATGAGATCATTCTGACGCTGGGACAGGCATTCGAGGTGGCCTAtcagctcgctctccaggcCCAGAGGagcaagcagcagcagcaagcgTCAGCGATCAACGAGACCAAGTCCAGCCGGCCAGTACCCAAACCTCGAAGCAGCATGAGGAAGTCTGGG ACAGATTCTGCTGAGCTGGAGGTGGACACACAGTCGCAGGGAAGTGCCACGTGGCTGGTGGACCCAAAGGACTCCAAACACAGCATCAGTACAAAGTATGAGACCACCATATTCTGA
- the LOC125713013 gene encoding ankyrin repeat and SAM domain-containing protein 1A-like isoform X1, which translates to MLQTEKGSALHEAALFGKTDVVQKLLSSGINVNMVDKKALTALDIVKDMPSQKSREIAALIQGHMTGSPPEIALPPPPPCQDNLSPRKKGDSTVEPITAPGPEEESPYEALFEATSCHSLDSLASGKSSERDSGRTDSEGGRKEHPPQSAQQPPGREEGVTSESLYVNSSMEQWVERMGRSEEDEDHTYDLLVTAQTKGSSRPGTDEAPPLPSSSLLPQRKPAPASEPRPPGQSAKTPPDLAPVPGQLGPRPMADSSVPGQGIDVPEQFTGLLHGSSPVFESHKVPGVPAESQNPQPAAADAPTPVRPTMAASPADPKAIYATVVHTRPEARDSPAAAAAPASRPRPPGNLKLARSLSKSDSDLLVSPPNEEDGGLSGRSESVSNCSASKKRLEKSPSFASEWDEQIRKSLTAQPRISKSFQSIEKIMNLIGAGFDFSKDQHMAAAAGGVGAHALDQAVGDWLEHVGLPQYESKLLLNGFDDLRFLGSNVMEEQDLREIGITDPGHRRKILQAARSLPKVKALGSDGSTSLSSWLDALGLQEYLPNFLASGYCSLDCVRNLWELEIVNVLKITLLGHRKRIIASLAERPYEEPPVKPPRLSQIRCQDLALQTPPMLSHLDSYTEHSADPLLSQGDFGRRRGPDPDYEAPHHSCSERPRPHDRAGDRQQEPRLTLRPPSLAAPYTPVQNWHHQPEKLIFESCGYEASYLGSMLIKNLRGTESTQDACAKMRRSTELMRKVPTIILSITYKGVKFIDAANKNVIAEHEIRNISCAAQDPEDLCTFAYITKDLQTNHHYCHVFSTMDVNLTYEIILTLGQAFEVAYQLALQAQRSKQQQQASAINETKSSRPVPKPRSSMRKSGTDSAELEVDTQSQGSATWLVDPKDSKHSISTKYETTIF; encoded by the exons ATGTTGCAGACGGAGAAAGGCAGCGCCCTGCACGAGGCGGCTCTCTTCGGGAAGACGGACGTGGTTCAGAAGCTGCTCAGCTCAG GGATCAACGTCAACATGGTGGACAAGAAGGCCTTGACGGCACTGGACATTGTGAAGGAcatgccttcccagaagagccgGGAGATTGCCGCGCTTATCCAGG gtcacatgacaggaagtcCACCCGAAATagctctgccccctccccctccgtGTCAGGACAATCTGAGCCCCCGGAAGAAAG GAGACTCCACAGTGGAGCCGATAACAGCACCGGGCCCTGAGGAGGAGAGCCCCTATGAGGCACTCTTCGAAGCCACTTCCTGCCATTCCCTGGACAGCCTGGCCAGCGGCAAGTCTTCTGAGAGGGACTCGGGTCGGACTGACAGcgaggggggcagg AAGGAGCATCCACCCCAAAGCGCACAGCAACCACCTGGCCGCGAGGAGGGTGTCACCTCTGAG TCCTTGTATGTGAACAGCAGCATGGAGCAGTGGGTGGAGCGAATGGGGAGGTCTGAGGAAGATGAGGACCACACGTATGATCTGCTGGTGACCGCCCAGACCAAGGGCTCGTCGCGGCCAGGCACAG ATGAGGCTCCCCCGCTGCCCTCCAGCAGCCTCCTGCCTCAG CGAAAACCAGCCCCGGCCAGCGAGCCCCGACCCCCGGGCCAGTCCGCCAAGACACCCCCGGACCTGGCGCCAGTGCCCGGCCAACTGGGACCGCGTCCCATGGCGG ATTCCAGCGTGCCCGGCCAGGGCATCGACGTCCCAGAGCAGTTCACCGGGCTCCTGCACGGCTCCTCGCCCGTCTTCGAGTCTCACAAGGTGCCCGGCGTGCCAGCGGAGAGCCAGAATCCGCAGCCTGCAGCAGCCGACGCTCCCACGCCCGTGCGGCCCACCATGGCAGCCTCCCCGGCCGATCCCAAGGCCATCTACGCCACCGTGGTGCATACAAGGCCCGAGGCCCGGGACTCGCCTGCTGCTGCGGCGGCGCCGGCCAGCCGGCCACGCCccccagggaacctgaagttgGCTCGGAGCCTCTCCAAGTCTGACTCGGACCTGCTGGTGTCGCCACCCAACGAGGAGGACGGGGGCCTGAGTGGCCGCAGCGAGTCCGTCTCCAATTGCAGCGCCAGCAAGaaacggctggagaagtcgccgtcgtTCGCCTCCGAGTGGGATGAG CAGATACGGAAGTCTCTGACCGCACAACCTCGGATCTCTAAGTCATTCCAGAGT ATTGAGAAAATCATGAACCTGATTGGAGCAGGATTTGACTTCTCAAAGGACCAGCACATGGCTGCTGCAG cagggggcgttgGAGCACATGCCTTGGACCAGGCCGTGGGAGACTGGCTGGAGCATGTTGGCCTGCCGCAGTATGAGAGCAAGCTGCTTCTCAACGGCTTTGATGACCTGCGCTTCTTG GGTAGCAATGTGATGGAGGAGCAGGATCTCCGGGAGATTGGCATCACAGACCCAGGGCATCGACGGAAGATCCTGCAGGCGGCCCGATCACTGCCCAAG GTGAAAGCTCTGGGTTCTGATGGCAGCACTTCCCTCTCCTCCTGGCTGGATGCTCTGGGCCTGCAGGAGTATCTGCCCAACTTCTTAGCCAGTGGATATTGCTCCCTGGACTGTGTCAGGAATCTCTGGGAACTGGAGATTGTCAAT GTGCTGAAGATCACACTGCTCGGGCACCGGAAACGGATTATCGCCTCTCTGGCAGAGCGACCCTATGAAGAACCCCCCGTCAAGCCCCCCCGTTTGTCGCAGATAAGG TGTCAGGACTTGGCCTTACAGACACCCCCTATGCTCAGTCACCTGGACTCCTACACGGAACACTCCGCGGACCCTCTCCTATCCCAGGGGGATtttgggaggaggagggggcctGACCCTGATTATGAGGCTCCCCACCATTCCTGCAGCGAGCGGCCCCGCCCCCAC GACCGAGCTGGGGACCGGCAGCAGGAGCCTCGCCTGACCCTGAGACCACCCAGCCTCGCAGCACCGTACACACCGGTCCAAAACTGGCACCATCAACCAGAGAAGCTCATCTTCGAGTCATGTGGCTATGAAGCTAGC TACCTGGGATCCATGCTCATCAAGAACCTGCGAGGTACCGAATCTACCCAGGACGCCTGTGCGAAAATGAGG AGGTCCACCGAGCTAATGAGGAAGGTCCCCACCATCATCCTGTCCATCACATACAAAGGTGTCAAGTTCATTGACGCAGCCAACAAG AACGTCATCGCCGAGCATGAAATCAGAAACATCTCCTGTGCAGCCCAGGACCCGGAAGACCTCTGCACTTTTGCTTACATCACCAAGGACCTGCAGACCAATCACCACTACTGCCATgtcttcagcaccatggacgtG AACCTGACCTATGAGATCATTCTGACGCTGGGACAGGCATTCGAGGTGGCCTAtcagctcgctctccaggcCCAGAGGagcaagcagcagcagcaagcgTCAGCGATCAACGAGACCAAGTCCAGCCGGCCAGTACCCAAACCTCGAAGCAGCATGAGGAAGTCTGGG ACAGATTCTGCTGAGCTGGAGGTGGACACACAGTCGCAGGGAAGTGCCACGTGGCTGGTGGACCCAAAGGACTCCAAACACAGCATCAGTACAAAGTATGAGACCACCATATTCTGA
- the LOC125713013 gene encoding ankyrin repeat and SAM domain-containing protein 1A-like isoform X3, producing the protein MLQTEKGSALHEAALFGKTDVVQKLLSSGINVNMVDKKALTALDIVKDMPSQKSREIAALIQGHMTGSPPEIALPPPPPCQDNLSPRKKGDSTVEPITAPGPEEESPYEALFEATSCHSLDSLASGKSSERDSGRTDSEGGRKEHPPQSAQQPPGREEGVTSESLYVNSSMEQWVERMGRSEEDEDHTYDLLVTAQTKGSSRPGTDEAPPLPSSSLLPQRKPAPASEPRPPGQSAKTPPDLAPVPGQLGPRPMADSSVPGQGIDVPEQFTGLLHGSSPVFESHKVPGVPAESQNPQPAAADAPTPVRPTMAASPADPKAIYATVVHTRPEARDSPAAAAAPASRPRPPGNLKLARSLSKSDSDLLVSPPNEEDGGLSGRSESVSNCSASKKRLEKSPSFASEWDEIRKSLTAQPRISKSFQSIEKIMNLIGAGFDFSKDQHMAAAAGGVGAHALDQAVGDWLEHVGLPQYESKLLLNGFDDLRFLGSNVMEEQDLREIGITDPGHRRKILQAARSLPKVKALGSDGSTSLSSWLDALGLQEYLPNFLASGYCSLDCVRNLWELEIVNVLKITLLGHRKRIIASLAERPYEEPPVKPPRLSQIRCQDLALQTPPMLSHLDSYTEHSADPLLSQGDFGRRRGPDPDYEAPHHSCSERPRPHDRAGDRQQEPRLTLRPPSLAAPYTPVQNWHHQPEKLIFESCGYEASYLGSMLIKNLRGTESTQDACAKMRRSTELMRKVPTIILSITYKGVKFIDAANKNVIAEHEIRNISCAAQDPEDLCTFAYITKDLQTNHHYCHVFSTMDVNLTYEIILTLGQAFEVAYQLALQAQRSKQQQQASAINETKSSRPVPKPRSSMRKSGTDSAELEVDTQSQGSATWLVDPKDSKHSISTKYETTIF; encoded by the exons ATGTTGCAGACGGAGAAAGGCAGCGCCCTGCACGAGGCGGCTCTCTTCGGGAAGACGGACGTGGTTCAGAAGCTGCTCAGCTCAG GGATCAACGTCAACATGGTGGACAAGAAGGCCTTGACGGCACTGGACATTGTGAAGGAcatgccttcccagaagagccgGGAGATTGCCGCGCTTATCCAGG gtcacatgacaggaagtcCACCCGAAATagctctgccccctccccctccgtGTCAGGACAATCTGAGCCCCCGGAAGAAAG GAGACTCCACAGTGGAGCCGATAACAGCACCGGGCCCTGAGGAGGAGAGCCCCTATGAGGCACTCTTCGAAGCCACTTCCTGCCATTCCCTGGACAGCCTGGCCAGCGGCAAGTCTTCTGAGAGGGACTCGGGTCGGACTGACAGcgaggggggcagg AAGGAGCATCCACCCCAAAGCGCACAGCAACCACCTGGCCGCGAGGAGGGTGTCACCTCTGAG TCCTTGTATGTGAACAGCAGCATGGAGCAGTGGGTGGAGCGAATGGGGAGGTCTGAGGAAGATGAGGACCACACGTATGATCTGCTGGTGACCGCCCAGACCAAGGGCTCGTCGCGGCCAGGCACAG ATGAGGCTCCCCCGCTGCCCTCCAGCAGCCTCCTGCCTCAG CGAAAACCAGCCCCGGCCAGCGAGCCCCGACCCCCGGGCCAGTCCGCCAAGACACCCCCGGACCTGGCGCCAGTGCCCGGCCAACTGGGACCGCGTCCCATGGCGG ATTCCAGCGTGCCCGGCCAGGGCATCGACGTCCCAGAGCAGTTCACCGGGCTCCTGCACGGCTCCTCGCCCGTCTTCGAGTCTCACAAGGTGCCCGGCGTGCCAGCGGAGAGCCAGAATCCGCAGCCTGCAGCAGCCGACGCTCCCACGCCCGTGCGGCCCACCATGGCAGCCTCCCCGGCCGATCCCAAGGCCATCTACGCCACCGTGGTGCATACAAGGCCCGAGGCCCGGGACTCGCCTGCTGCTGCGGCGGCGCCGGCCAGCCGGCCACGCCccccagggaacctgaagttgGCTCGGAGCCTCTCCAAGTCTGACTCGGACCTGCTGGTGTCGCCACCCAACGAGGAGGACGGGGGCCTGAGTGGCCGCAGCGAGTCCGTCTCCAATTGCAGCGCCAGCAAGaaacggctggagaagtcgccgtcgtTCGCCTCCGAGTGGGATGAG ATACGGAAGTCTCTGACCGCACAACCTCGGATCTCTAAGTCATTCCAGAGT ATTGAGAAAATCATGAACCTGATTGGAGCAGGATTTGACTTCTCAAAGGACCAGCACATGGCTGCTGCAG cagggggcgttgGAGCACATGCCTTGGACCAGGCCGTGGGAGACTGGCTGGAGCATGTTGGCCTGCCGCAGTATGAGAGCAAGCTGCTTCTCAACGGCTTTGATGACCTGCGCTTCTTG GGTAGCAATGTGATGGAGGAGCAGGATCTCCGGGAGATTGGCATCACAGACCCAGGGCATCGACGGAAGATCCTGCAGGCGGCCCGATCACTGCCCAAG GTGAAAGCTCTGGGTTCTGATGGCAGCACTTCCCTCTCCTCCTGGCTGGATGCTCTGGGCCTGCAGGAGTATCTGCCCAACTTCTTAGCCAGTGGATATTGCTCCCTGGACTGTGTCAGGAATCTCTGGGAACTGGAGATTGTCAAT GTGCTGAAGATCACACTGCTCGGGCACCGGAAACGGATTATCGCCTCTCTGGCAGAGCGACCCTATGAAGAACCCCCCGTCAAGCCCCCCCGTTTGTCGCAGATAAGG TGTCAGGACTTGGCCTTACAGACACCCCCTATGCTCAGTCACCTGGACTCCTACACGGAACACTCCGCGGACCCTCTCCTATCCCAGGGGGATtttgggaggaggagggggcctGACCCTGATTATGAGGCTCCCCACCATTCCTGCAGCGAGCGGCCCCGCCCCCAC GACCGAGCTGGGGACCGGCAGCAGGAGCCTCGCCTGACCCTGAGACCACCCAGCCTCGCAGCACCGTACACACCGGTCCAAAACTGGCACCATCAACCAGAGAAGCTCATCTTCGAGTCATGTGGCTATGAAGCTAGC TACCTGGGATCCATGCTCATCAAGAACCTGCGAGGTACCGAATCTACCCAGGACGCCTGTGCGAAAATGAGG AGGTCCACCGAGCTAATGAGGAAGGTCCCCACCATCATCCTGTCCATCACATACAAAGGTGTCAAGTTCATTGACGCAGCCAACAAG AACGTCATCGCCGAGCATGAAATCAGAAACATCTCCTGTGCAGCCCAGGACCCGGAAGACCTCTGCACTTTTGCTTACATCACCAAGGACCTGCAGACCAATCACCACTACTGCCATgtcttcagcaccatggacgtG AACCTGACCTATGAGATCATTCTGACGCTGGGACAGGCATTCGAGGTGGCCTAtcagctcgctctccaggcCCAGAGGagcaagcagcagcagcaagcgTCAGCGATCAACGAGACCAAGTCCAGCCGGCCAGTACCCAAACCTCGAAGCAGCATGAGGAAGTCTGGG ACAGATTCTGCTGAGCTGGAGGTGGACACACAGTCGCAGGGAAGTGCCACGTGGCTGGTGGACCCAAAGGACTCCAAACACAGCATCAGTACAAAGTATGAGACCACCATATTCTGA